The Anastrepha ludens isolate Willacy chromosome 2, idAnaLude1.1, whole genome shotgun sequence genome contains a region encoding:
- the LOC128870222 gene encoding zinc finger protein 423 isoform X1 has product MDQLFMFSNEYTTDDAEDAANGSSKKETKIKNEPEEVADDGGHDDSYIMPESLLQQMTSTPDAEGEDDNTIFNFGIEPTADKRQSSSLSKPYNSKNPQDAFVNYDIAIMYICPACGSEFDSQSAWKGHINGVHQYNTRRGLNFIPIDKLYHKCLECSKPIAMHAMENLLKHKFTHLPHRCTKCKLCHRLYKYRQDLIVHLRLCHREEVLSMMGNAKNNSNSSSHNNSRATTPALTKGRLEIRDIKGNAVDIFENTNDSVEVKNEPFDPDEQDGENLLEQTTIKSKFPTTSILEDALSRSSSQVSDQRQSENANINERKCEKHIQYICPVCSTEFTIKNDWLSHVQEMHNFCTITGLGFRQRIHSTVECLECKKVMSDKSIEQLQLHKFSHLPCKAWVRCKLCFRTFNSHKDIVKHLLTQHRLDNDEYGDVAADESQDGGSLDPYSAPLNDNDDDQALADEQGKSDVRDIYETQIDYLCPKCGKEFFERKMWRKHIVKAHHYTDLKTLCFVVLNEHQLQCRLCGKIITNAYGVQNAQQHYFTHLPHKAYIRCRICTKSYTDRKGLVKHLRKVHHINPKTAAAAAIAAAASKNIRPQSSFQQPQTPSQVRAPRTAPVKEIVSHNGVIYEIQFLDEGNNDEVFPLNDSSPLFGEGRNDDSFAMPTKRHVCPDCYSTFSTAQALQKHTREQHDFKKPSQAHVCSLCYCTFESGGALQDHKLKHHMKNSTSTIESENNDDDDLLLIPTGNEDVKTNSNSGAGAPSIEQYFCYLCPACGEEFKSQYEWRRHINDIHYFDRRYELNFSQIDKFHFQCVECKEIVNSAKLKGLQDHKFRHLPYKLYIKCRLCSTCYNHKPNMITHLRIRHNLVDPRESRNSSPSMSPSPQMRFNTSSSYDIPSSTQAFNVFKPLTTEDVISNHNAVDHESITYRCPQCNEAFDTHALWRQHIVTAHDLNSRQGLNFRQLDAHHYICLECYKRVTVTHTKGAIGQLQSHKFRHLPYKSFCCTKCYGLFVRKQMFFKHLNRTTNRCPLLGNERVPNYNTKAKGSPMSLARPLPGNSGNSGPTKHLNFSITSKEKCPYIIQCPQCGIKFEKWHPWREHIEKVHALHSMASLKFKKINDHLHICIQCKERVTGANFINLQTHRFKHLPYGTYLHCRYCDVRYYYMINIIKHMKQKHPNHGMEQLELQVESRGDEVADPSPATVSMEVDKECEEKEKKDTDNAANDDNQEDEDNAVIIDDDQHENKTVATKDVEYGFGCESSICSYIIQCPQCGIKYDNWHLWQDHIASAHSLHKHDELNFTKIFDWLEECNECKERVNATSLVYLQTHKFKHLPYGMYLQCRYCEAKFNYMINIVRHLKSKHPEHALQQLDQPSGLADVLPDNENEINEEKEEEEEEEETNAVGKTKEFGNVEIDVDAEGDDDEEEDDDDDDDDDDDDEEDDDANDVNNGGEDFVERMDVDDKSEDDFEEGEEDDDENDDNDDDDEDDDDEIENYANVNDVEEGPAIDSGENTNIEVPRGAVEDIEEVDEPDEQFVLG; this is encoded by the exons atggaccAGCTTTTTATGTTCTCAAACGAGTATACTACGGATGATGCCGAGGATGCTGCGAATGGCAgtagcaaaaaagaaacaaaaattaaaaacgagcCTGAAGAAGTAGCAGATGATGGTGGACACGATGATAGCTATATCATGCCTGAATCTCTTTTACAACAAATGACATCTACACCAGATGCAGAAGGTGAAGAtgataatacaatttttaattttggaatagAACCAACTGCGGATAAACGTCAGTCGTCGAGTTTATCGaaaccatataactcaaagAATCCTCAAGATGCGTTTGTTAATTATGATATAGCAATAATGTACATTTGTCCAGCTTGCGGTTCAGAGTTTGATTCGCAAAGCGCTTGGAAGGGACATATAAATGGAGTTCACCAATACAATACACGACGCGGCTTGAATTTCATACCAATTGACAAATTATATCACAAATGTCTAGAATGTAGCAAGCCTATTGCCATGCATGCTATGGAGAATTTGCTAAAGCATAAATTTACACATTTACCCCATCGCTGTACAAAATGTAAACTCTGTCAtcgtttatataaatatagacaGGACTTGATTGTGCACTTGCGATTGTGTCATCGCGAAGAAGTATTATCAATGATgggaaatgcaaaaaataactcTAACAGTAGCAGCCATAACAATAGTCGGGCAACTACACCCGCGTTGACAAAGGGACGATTAGAGATCAGGGATATTAAAGGTAATGCAGTGGACATATTTGAAAACACAAACGACagtgttgaggtgaaaaatgAACCATTTGATCCTGATGAACAAGACGGGGAAAATTTGCTTGAACAAACCACAATTAAATCTAAGTTTCCTACCACCTCAATTTTAGAAGATGCTCTTAGTCGAAGTTCTTCACAAGTCTCCGATCAACGTCAAAGTGAAAATGCCAATATTAATGAGAGAAAATGTGAAAAGCACATACAATATATTTGCCCGGTTTGTAGCACGGAGTTTACGATAAAGAATGATTGGCTCTCACACGTACAAGAAATGCACAATTTTTGTACCATAACCGGACTTGGGTTTCGACAGCGTATTCATTCCACTGTAGAGTGTTTGGAATGTAAAAAG GTTATGTCTGATAAATCAATAGAACAACTGCAGTTACACAAATTCTCTCACCTCCCATGTAAAGCATGGGTGCGCTGTAAGCTTTGTTTCCGCACATTCAATAGCCACAAAGATATTGTAAAGCATTTACTTACTCAACATCGTCTTGATAATGATGAGTATGGCGATGTGGCCGCCGATGAGAGCCAAGACGGTGGCTCGTTAGATCCATATTCGGCACCATTAAATGACAATGACGACGATCAAGCACTAGCTGACGAGCAAGGAAAGAGCGATGTTCGTGATATTTATGAGACGCAAATAGATTACTTATGTCCAAAGTGTGGCAAAGAGTTTTTCGAAAGGAAAATGTGGCGCAAGCACATTGTCAAAGCACACCACTATACCGATTTAAAGACACTATGTTTTGTAGTTTTGAATGAGCATCAACTGCAATGTCGACTGTGCGGCAAAATAATTACGAATGCCTACGGCGTGCAAAATGCGCAACAACATTATTTCACACATTTACCTCACAAAGCATACATAAGATGTCGTATATGTACCAAATCATATACGGATCGCAAGGGTCTAGTTAAGCATTTGCGCAAAGTTCATCATATTAATCCCAAaaccgcagcagcagcagcgattGCTGCAGCAGCTAGCAAGAACATACGACCACAATCATCATTCCAACAACCACAAACTCCATCGCAGGTGAGAGCACCGCGTACGGCACCAGTTAAGGAAATTGTTAGTCATAACGGTGTAATATATGAGATACAATTTTTGGATGAAGGCAATAATGATGAAGTATTCCCGTTGAATGATTCATCACCGTTGTTCGGTGAAGGCAGAAATGATGACAGTTTTGCTATGCCCACAAAACGACATGTATGCCCTGATTGTTACTCTACCTTCAGTACGGCACAAGCACTGCAAAAGCATACTCGAGAACAACATGACTTCAAGAAGCCCTCACAAGCTCATGTCTGCTCTTTATGTTATTGTACATTTGAGTCTGGAGGCGCATTACAAGACCATAAACTGAAGCATCATATGAAAAATTCGACGTCTACAATTGAAAGCGAAAACAATGACGATGACGATTTGCTTTTGATACCTACTGGAAATGAAGACGTAAAGACCAACTCCAATTCAGGTGCTGGCGCACCAAGCATTGAGCAATATTTTTGCTATCTATGTCCCGCATGCGGTGAAGAATTTAAATCACAATATGAGTGGCGTCGTCACATCAACGATATTCACTACTTCGATCGACGTTACGAATTAAACTTTAGCCAAATAGATAAATTTCATTTCCAGTGTGTGGAATGTAAGGAAATTGTAAATAGTGCTAAATTGAAAGGTCTACAAGACCACAAATTCCGTCACTTGCCGTATAAGCTGTATATAAAATGTCGCCTCTGTAGCACATGTTACAATCACAAACCTAATATGATCACGCATCTACGTATACGTCACAATTTGGTAGATCCACGTGAATCACGCAATTCCAGCCCATCGATGTCACCGTCGCCTCAAATGCGCTTTAATACAAGTAGCTCATATGACATTCCATCGTCCACGCAAGCATTTAACGTGTTCAAACCTTTGACGACTGAGGATGTAATTTCTAACCACAATGCCGTAGATCACGAATCGATAACCTACCGATGCCCGCAATGCAATGAAGCATTTGATACACACGCTCTATGGCGTCAGCATATTGTCACGGCACATGACCTTAACAGTCGGCAAGGATTGAATTTCCGTCAATTAGACGCGCACCACTACATTTGTTTGGAGTGTTATAAACGCGTCACAGTAACACATACGAAGGGTGCGATTGGGCAACTGCAGTCCCACAAATTCCGTCATTTGCCATACAAATCTTTTTGTTGCACCAAATGCTATGGACTATTTGTAcgtaaacaaatgttttttaagCATCTAAATCGTACAACCAATAGGTGCCCGTTGTTAGGAAATGAGCGCGTACCCAACTACAACACCAAAGCAAAGGGCTCACCCATGAGTTTAGCGCGTCCCTTGCCAGGCAACAGTGGAAATTCCGGTCCTACAAAACACCTGAACTTTTCGATAACATCTAAAGAAAAATGTCCGTACATTATACAATGCCCGCAATGTGGCATCAAATTCGAAAAATGGCATCCATGGCGCGAGCACATTGAAAAAGTGCATGCTTTGCATAGCATGGCATCACTCAAATTCAAAAAGATCAACGATCATTTGCACATTTGCATTCAATGCAAGGAGCGTGTTACAGGCGCAAATTTCATCAATCTGCAAACACACCGGTTTAAGCACTTGCCTTATGGCACCTATCTCCATTGCCGATACTGTGATGTGAGGTATTACTATATGATTAACATTATTAAGCACATGAAGCAAAAACACCCAAATCATGGAATGGAACAACTCGAACTACAAGTGGAGAGCAGAGGCGACGAAGTGGCTGATCCCTCACCGGCCACAGTCAGTATGGAGGTGGATAAGGAGTGCGAAGAAAAAGAGAAGAAGGATACTGACAACGCTGCCAATGATGATAATCAAGAGGATGAAGACAATGCAGTGATTATAGATGATGAtcaacatgaaaataaaactgttGCGACAAAGGATGTGGAATATGGTTTCGGTTGCGAATCGTCGATATGCTCATACATTATACAATGTCCGCAATGTGGTATAAAATATGATAATTGGCACTTGTGGCAGGATCACATCGCCAGTGCACATTCGTTGCATAAACATGATGAGCTCAATTTCACCAAAATATTCGATTGGTTGGAGGAGTGTAACGAATGTAAAGAACGTGTAAATGCCACATCTCTCGTTTATTTGCAAACTCACAAATTTAAGCATTTGCCATATGGCATGTATCTGCAGTGTCGCTACTGTGAAGCCAAATTTAACTACATGATAAACATTGTTAGACACTTGAAGTCGAAACATCCAGAGCATGCACTGCAGCAACTGGATCAACCCAGCGGGTTAGCGGATGTTTTGCCAGATAATGAAAATGAGATAAATGAAGagaaggaggaggaggaggaggaggaggagacGAATGCTGTAGGTAAAACGAAGGAGTTTGGTAATGTGGAGATTGACGTCGATGCTGAGGGTGATGACGACGAagaagaagatgatgatgatgatgatgacgatgatgatgatgatgaggagGATGATGATGCAAATGATGTGAACAATGGCGGTGAGGACTTTGTGGAGCGTATGGATGTTGACGATAAAAGTGAAGATGATTTCGAAGAAGGTGAGGAGGATGATGATGAAAATGACGACAATGATGACGACGAtgaggatgatgatgatgagattgAAAATTATGCTAATGTGAATGATGTAGAAGAAGGCCCAGCTATCGACAGTGGTGAGAATACAAATATAGAAGTGCCACGAGGTGCTGTTGAGGATATCGAAGAAGTGGATGAACCAGATGAACAATTCGTTTTAGGTTAA
- the LOC128870222 gene encoding zinc finger protein 423 isoform X2 yields MDQLFMFSNEYTTDDAEDAANGSSKKETKIKNEPEEVADDGGHDDSYIMPESLLQQMTSTPDAEGEDDNTIFNFGIEPTADKRQSSSLSKPYNSKNPQDAFVNYDIAIMYICPACGSEFDSQSAWKGHINGVHQYNTRRGLNFIPIDKLYHKCLECSKPIAMHAMENLLKHKFTHLPHRCTKCKLCHRLYKYRQDLIVHLRLCHREEVLSMMGNAKNNSNSSSHNNSRATTPALTKGRLEIRDIKEDALSRSSSQVSDQRQSENANINERKCEKHIQYICPVCSTEFTIKNDWLSHVQEMHNFCTITGLGFRQRIHSTVECLECKKVMSDKSIEQLQLHKFSHLPCKAWVRCKLCFRTFNSHKDIVKHLLTQHRLDNDEYGDVAADESQDGGSLDPYSAPLNDNDDDQALADEQGKSDVRDIYETQIDYLCPKCGKEFFERKMWRKHIVKAHHYTDLKTLCFVVLNEHQLQCRLCGKIITNAYGVQNAQQHYFTHLPHKAYIRCRICTKSYTDRKGLVKHLRKVHHINPKTAAAAAIAAAASKNIRPQSSFQQPQTPSQVRAPRTAPVKEIVSHNGVIYEIQFLDEGNNDEVFPLNDSSPLFGEGRNDDSFAMPTKRHVCPDCYSTFSTAQALQKHTREQHDFKKPSQAHVCSLCYCTFESGGALQDHKLKHHMKNSTSTIESENNDDDDLLLIPTGNEDVKTNSNSGAGAPSIEQYFCYLCPACGEEFKSQYEWRRHINDIHYFDRRYELNFSQIDKFHFQCVECKEIVNSAKLKGLQDHKFRHLPYKLYIKCRLCSTCYNHKPNMITHLRIRHNLVDPRESRNSSPSMSPSPQMRFNTSSSYDIPSSTQAFNVFKPLTTEDVISNHNAVDHESITYRCPQCNEAFDTHALWRQHIVTAHDLNSRQGLNFRQLDAHHYICLECYKRVTVTHTKGAIGQLQSHKFRHLPYKSFCCTKCYGLFVRKQMFFKHLNRTTNRCPLLGNERVPNYNTKAKGSPMSLARPLPGNSGNSGPTKHLNFSITSKEKCPYIIQCPQCGIKFEKWHPWREHIEKVHALHSMASLKFKKINDHLHICIQCKERVTGANFINLQTHRFKHLPYGTYLHCRYCDVRYYYMINIIKHMKQKHPNHGMEQLELQVESRGDEVADPSPATVSMEVDKECEEKEKKDTDNAANDDNQEDEDNAVIIDDDQHENKTVATKDVEYGFGCESSICSYIIQCPQCGIKYDNWHLWQDHIASAHSLHKHDELNFTKIFDWLEECNECKERVNATSLVYLQTHKFKHLPYGMYLQCRYCEAKFNYMINIVRHLKSKHPEHALQQLDQPSGLADVLPDNENEINEEKEEEEEEEETNAVGKTKEFGNVEIDVDAEGDDDEEEDDDDDDDDDDDDEEDDDANDVNNGGEDFVERMDVDDKSEDDFEEGEEDDDENDDNDDDDEDDDDEIENYANVNDVEEGPAIDSGENTNIEVPRGAVEDIEEVDEPDEQFVLG; encoded by the exons atggaccAGCTTTTTATGTTCTCAAACGAGTATACTACGGATGATGCCGAGGATGCTGCGAATGGCAgtagcaaaaaagaaacaaaaattaaaaacgagcCTGAAGAAGTAGCAGATGATGGTGGACACGATGATAGCTATATCATGCCTGAATCTCTTTTACAACAAATGACATCTACACCAGATGCAGAAGGTGAAGAtgataatacaatttttaattttggaatagAACCAACTGCGGATAAACGTCAGTCGTCGAGTTTATCGaaaccatataactcaaagAATCCTCAAGATGCGTTTGTTAATTATGATATAGCAATAATGTACATTTGTCCAGCTTGCGGTTCAGAGTTTGATTCGCAAAGCGCTTGGAAGGGACATATAAATGGAGTTCACCAATACAATACACGACGCGGCTTGAATTTCATACCAATTGACAAATTATATCACAAATGTCTAGAATGTAGCAAGCCTATTGCCATGCATGCTATGGAGAATTTGCTAAAGCATAAATTTACACATTTACCCCATCGCTGTACAAAATGTAAACTCTGTCAtcgtttatataaatatagacaGGACTTGATTGTGCACTTGCGATTGTGTCATCGCGAAGAAGTATTATCAATGATgggaaatgcaaaaaataactcTAACAGTAGCAGCCATAACAATAGTCGGGCAACTACACCCGCGTTGACAAAGGGACGATTAGAGATCAGGGATATTAAAG AAGATGCTCTTAGTCGAAGTTCTTCACAAGTCTCCGATCAACGTCAAAGTGAAAATGCCAATATTAATGAGAGAAAATGTGAAAAGCACATACAATATATTTGCCCGGTTTGTAGCACGGAGTTTACGATAAAGAATGATTGGCTCTCACACGTACAAGAAATGCACAATTTTTGTACCATAACCGGACTTGGGTTTCGACAGCGTATTCATTCCACTGTAGAGTGTTTGGAATGTAAAAAG GTTATGTCTGATAAATCAATAGAACAACTGCAGTTACACAAATTCTCTCACCTCCCATGTAAAGCATGGGTGCGCTGTAAGCTTTGTTTCCGCACATTCAATAGCCACAAAGATATTGTAAAGCATTTACTTACTCAACATCGTCTTGATAATGATGAGTATGGCGATGTGGCCGCCGATGAGAGCCAAGACGGTGGCTCGTTAGATCCATATTCGGCACCATTAAATGACAATGACGACGATCAAGCACTAGCTGACGAGCAAGGAAAGAGCGATGTTCGTGATATTTATGAGACGCAAATAGATTACTTATGTCCAAAGTGTGGCAAAGAGTTTTTCGAAAGGAAAATGTGGCGCAAGCACATTGTCAAAGCACACCACTATACCGATTTAAAGACACTATGTTTTGTAGTTTTGAATGAGCATCAACTGCAATGTCGACTGTGCGGCAAAATAATTACGAATGCCTACGGCGTGCAAAATGCGCAACAACATTATTTCACACATTTACCTCACAAAGCATACATAAGATGTCGTATATGTACCAAATCATATACGGATCGCAAGGGTCTAGTTAAGCATTTGCGCAAAGTTCATCATATTAATCCCAAaaccgcagcagcagcagcgattGCTGCAGCAGCTAGCAAGAACATACGACCACAATCATCATTCCAACAACCACAAACTCCATCGCAGGTGAGAGCACCGCGTACGGCACCAGTTAAGGAAATTGTTAGTCATAACGGTGTAATATATGAGATACAATTTTTGGATGAAGGCAATAATGATGAAGTATTCCCGTTGAATGATTCATCACCGTTGTTCGGTGAAGGCAGAAATGATGACAGTTTTGCTATGCCCACAAAACGACATGTATGCCCTGATTGTTACTCTACCTTCAGTACGGCACAAGCACTGCAAAAGCATACTCGAGAACAACATGACTTCAAGAAGCCCTCACAAGCTCATGTCTGCTCTTTATGTTATTGTACATTTGAGTCTGGAGGCGCATTACAAGACCATAAACTGAAGCATCATATGAAAAATTCGACGTCTACAATTGAAAGCGAAAACAATGACGATGACGATTTGCTTTTGATACCTACTGGAAATGAAGACGTAAAGACCAACTCCAATTCAGGTGCTGGCGCACCAAGCATTGAGCAATATTTTTGCTATCTATGTCCCGCATGCGGTGAAGAATTTAAATCACAATATGAGTGGCGTCGTCACATCAACGATATTCACTACTTCGATCGACGTTACGAATTAAACTTTAGCCAAATAGATAAATTTCATTTCCAGTGTGTGGAATGTAAGGAAATTGTAAATAGTGCTAAATTGAAAGGTCTACAAGACCACAAATTCCGTCACTTGCCGTATAAGCTGTATATAAAATGTCGCCTCTGTAGCACATGTTACAATCACAAACCTAATATGATCACGCATCTACGTATACGTCACAATTTGGTAGATCCACGTGAATCACGCAATTCCAGCCCATCGATGTCACCGTCGCCTCAAATGCGCTTTAATACAAGTAGCTCATATGACATTCCATCGTCCACGCAAGCATTTAACGTGTTCAAACCTTTGACGACTGAGGATGTAATTTCTAACCACAATGCCGTAGATCACGAATCGATAACCTACCGATGCCCGCAATGCAATGAAGCATTTGATACACACGCTCTATGGCGTCAGCATATTGTCACGGCACATGACCTTAACAGTCGGCAAGGATTGAATTTCCGTCAATTAGACGCGCACCACTACATTTGTTTGGAGTGTTATAAACGCGTCACAGTAACACATACGAAGGGTGCGATTGGGCAACTGCAGTCCCACAAATTCCGTCATTTGCCATACAAATCTTTTTGTTGCACCAAATGCTATGGACTATTTGTAcgtaaacaaatgttttttaagCATCTAAATCGTACAACCAATAGGTGCCCGTTGTTAGGAAATGAGCGCGTACCCAACTACAACACCAAAGCAAAGGGCTCACCCATGAGTTTAGCGCGTCCCTTGCCAGGCAACAGTGGAAATTCCGGTCCTACAAAACACCTGAACTTTTCGATAACATCTAAAGAAAAATGTCCGTACATTATACAATGCCCGCAATGTGGCATCAAATTCGAAAAATGGCATCCATGGCGCGAGCACATTGAAAAAGTGCATGCTTTGCATAGCATGGCATCACTCAAATTCAAAAAGATCAACGATCATTTGCACATTTGCATTCAATGCAAGGAGCGTGTTACAGGCGCAAATTTCATCAATCTGCAAACACACCGGTTTAAGCACTTGCCTTATGGCACCTATCTCCATTGCCGATACTGTGATGTGAGGTATTACTATATGATTAACATTATTAAGCACATGAAGCAAAAACACCCAAATCATGGAATGGAACAACTCGAACTACAAGTGGAGAGCAGAGGCGACGAAGTGGCTGATCCCTCACCGGCCACAGTCAGTATGGAGGTGGATAAGGAGTGCGAAGAAAAAGAGAAGAAGGATACTGACAACGCTGCCAATGATGATAATCAAGAGGATGAAGACAATGCAGTGATTATAGATGATGAtcaacatgaaaataaaactgttGCGACAAAGGATGTGGAATATGGTTTCGGTTGCGAATCGTCGATATGCTCATACATTATACAATGTCCGCAATGTGGTATAAAATATGATAATTGGCACTTGTGGCAGGATCACATCGCCAGTGCACATTCGTTGCATAAACATGATGAGCTCAATTTCACCAAAATATTCGATTGGTTGGAGGAGTGTAACGAATGTAAAGAACGTGTAAATGCCACATCTCTCGTTTATTTGCAAACTCACAAATTTAAGCATTTGCCATATGGCATGTATCTGCAGTGTCGCTACTGTGAAGCCAAATTTAACTACATGATAAACATTGTTAGACACTTGAAGTCGAAACATCCAGAGCATGCACTGCAGCAACTGGATCAACCCAGCGGGTTAGCGGATGTTTTGCCAGATAATGAAAATGAGATAAATGAAGagaaggaggaggaggaggaggaggaggagacGAATGCTGTAGGTAAAACGAAGGAGTTTGGTAATGTGGAGATTGACGTCGATGCTGAGGGTGATGACGACGAagaagaagatgatgatgatgatgatgacgatgatgatgatgatgaggagGATGATGATGCAAATGATGTGAACAATGGCGGTGAGGACTTTGTGGAGCGTATGGATGTTGACGATAAAAGTGAAGATGATTTCGAAGAAGGTGAGGAGGATGATGATGAAAATGACGACAATGATGACGACGAtgaggatgatgatgatgagattgAAAATTATGCTAATGTGAATGATGTAGAAGAAGGCCCAGCTATCGACAGTGGTGAGAATACAAATATAGAAGTGCCACGAGGTGCTGTTGAGGATATCGAAGAAGTGGATGAACCAGATGAACAATTCGTTTTAGGTTAA
- the LOC128870242 gene encoding thiamin pyrophosphokinase 1, whose protein sequence is MVKLWATLLMLHLKQTNNSTAFVSTFLAKFFNFVTFSKSVLQRQLLFVCPMYLNGEKTKPTNDSCNTKQISLWIPSELVGGCHTVGSGYACIVLNRTLQAPPQTIKQVWQNAQIRCLIDGGANHWREFLQKHCALEKLKDPEYITGDFDSITEETRKYFSAPNTKYQHTPDQNETDFTKALRFLQPLMKAQNLHEVIALQENTGRLDQIMANINTLFKLQSDTLNVYLLSSACLSWLLLPGKHTIVVPKELVACHRWCALMPIGSRANMVTTRGLKWNLSQSPLEFGYMVSTSNTYEAEEVYVETDSSLVWSMGLWTQKD, encoded by the exons ATGGTCAAATTATGGGCAACCCTGCTTATGTTACATTTAAAACAAACCAACAACTCGACTGCATTCGTTAGCACATTTCTGgcaaaatttttcaactttgtgACCTTCTCCAAAAGTGTGCTACAACGCCAACTTCTTTTTGTCTGCCCAATGTATTTAAATGGAGAGAAAACCAAACCTACCAACGATAGTTGCAACACCAAACAAATTAGTCTTTGGATTCCTAGTGAATTAGTTGGTGGCTGTCACACAGTTGGGAGCGGTTACGCTTGCATCGTTTTGAACCGCACACTGCAAGCGCCAccacaaacaataaaacaagtATGGCAAAATG CACAAATTCGTTGCTTAATAGACGGCGGTGCCAACCATTGGCGCGAATTTCTACAAAAGCATTGTGCcctcgaaaaattaaaagaccccGAATACATAACAGGTGATTTCGACTCAATAACAGAGGAAACTCGTAAATATTTCAGTGCACCTAACACTAAATATCAACACACACCTGACCAGAATGAAACTGATTTTACAAAAGCTCTTCGGTTTTTACAACCGCTTATGAAAGCACAGAATCTTCACGAAGTTATTGCATTGCAAGAGAATACGGGCCGTCTCGATCAAATCAtggcaaatataaatacattattCAAATTACAAAGCGATACTCTAAATGTATATCTCCTGAGTAGTGCTTGTTTGAGTTGGCTACTTCTGCCTGGAAAGCATACAATTGTAGTACCGAAAGAACTAGTAGCCTGCCATCGTTGGTGCGCTTTGATGCCGATTGGAAGTAGGGCCAATATGGTTACTACTAGAGGATTAAAGTGGAATTTAT CACAATCCCCGCTGGAGTTTGGTTATATGGTTAGCACATCGAATACTTATGAAGCAGAAGAGGTCTATGTAGAAACAGATAGCAGTTTAGTGTGGTCCATGGGATTATGGACACAAAAAGATTAA